GACGGCACGACGCAGCACGACACGCTCGCGATGAAGCTCGATCTGCCTCGTGTATCCGTCGGCGCGCGGATCATGCGCATCGAAGCGGACCGGGAGGGAAAGAGGGTCGAGCCGCAGAGAGCGGCTCGACCCGGCGGGACCGACCCCGCATGTTGCTGTTTGACGCCTCACGGCTCTAGTTCTCCCCGCCGGGATTATATTCCCGGTCGATGCGAGGACCTTAGCGCGCGCTCGTCCGAAACCGCTTAAAAAGGCTGGTTAATCCATCCTCACCGCTGCTCATGATTGACAAGAGCTTGGCGCGCATGATTGACGAGACGTTGCGCGCAACCGGCGAATCTGAGCTTTTGGCGGGCTGAAAATGCTTGAAGTCCGCGCCATTAGGGCACATCTGTGGGTTCCGGTCCCGAACCCCGCCCCAACAGGATTTCGTTCGTGAACTCTTCACCAAGCTCAACGCTTTCGCCTAAAGCCAATCGCGACCTGTTCGATCAGTCCGCGCTCTCCGATCTCGCGCAGCGGCTGGTGGAGGCTGCCAGGCGCGCCGGCGCGGACGCGGCCGATGCGGTCGCGGTGCGCGGCGTCTCGCAAGGTGTCGAGGTGCGCGACGGCCGCGTCGAGGAATCCGAGCGGTCCGAGGGCGATGATGTCGGTCTGCGCGTGCTGGTCGGCCAGCGCCAGGCGGTGGTCTCGACCAACGACGTCAGCGGCGATGCCGTCACCAAGCTCGCCGAACGCGCGGTCGCGATGGCGCGCGTTGCGCCCGACGACAAATATGTCGGCCTCGCCGATCCCGCGCTGCTCGCGCGCGACTTCCCCGATCTCGATCTGCTCGATCCCGACGTGCCTGCCACCAGCGAGCTCGAGCGCCGCGCGCTCGCGGCCGAAGCTGCGGCGCTCGGCGTGAAGGGCGTCACGAAATCCGGCGGCGCCTCCGCTTCCGCCGGCATCGGCGGCATGGTGCTCGTCACCTCGACCGGGTTTCACGGCTCTTATCTGCGCTCCAGCCAGGGCATCTCGGCCACCGCCATCTCGGGCGAAGGCACCGGCATGGAGCGCGACTACGACTTTACCTCGGCACCGCATGCCGCCGACCTGTTGTCCCCGGACGCCGTCGGCCGTTCCGCCGGCGAGCGCACGGTGGCGCGCTCCAATCCGCGCAAGGTGGAGACCTGCAAGGTGCCGGTCGTGTTCGATCCGCGCGTCGCCGGCTCCCTGGTCGGCCATGTCGTCGGCGCCATCAACGGCGCCTCGATCGCGCGCAAGACCAGCTTCCTGAAGGACAAGCTCGGCCAGCAGCTGTTCGCGAAGAACATCCGCATCATCGACGATCCCCTGCGCAAGCGCGGCCTGCGCTCGCAGACCTTCGACGCCGAAGGCGTCGCGGTGAAGAAGATCGCGCTGGTCGACGAGGGCGTGCTGACGACCTGGCTGCTCGACTGCGCCACCGCGCGCGAGCTCGGCCTCACCACCACCGGCCACGCCCATCGCGGCGTGTCGTCTTCGCCGTCGCCCGGCCCTTACAATCTTCATCTCGAGCCCGGCACACCGAGCCCGGCCGAGCTGATCTCCGACATCAAGCAGGGATTTTACGTCACCGATCTGATCGGCTCCGGCGTCAACGGCGTCACCGGCGATTACAGCCGCGGCGCCTCCGGCTTCTGGATCGAGAACGGCGAGATCACCTATCCCGTCAGCGAGGTGACAATCGCGGGCCACCTGTTCGAAATCTTCAAGTCGATGCAGCCGGCGAACAATCTCGAGTTCCGCTACGGCATCAATGCGCCGACGGTGCGCATCGAGGGTTTGACGCTTGGCGGACGTTGACGCGAACTCCCCTGGCGAAGCCATCCTGACGCGCGACGCGGCGCTGCTGCAAGACACGGTGCGGGAAGCGGGCGCGCTGGCGCAGTCGATGTT
The nucleotide sequence above comes from Bradyrhizobium sp. NDS-1. Encoded proteins:
- a CDS encoding TldD/PmbA family protein: MNSSPSSTLSPKANRDLFDQSALSDLAQRLVEAARRAGADAADAVAVRGVSQGVEVRDGRVEESERSEGDDVGLRVLVGQRQAVVSTNDVSGDAVTKLAERAVAMARVAPDDKYVGLADPALLARDFPDLDLLDPDVPATSELERRALAAEAAALGVKGVTKSGGASASAGIGGMVLVTSTGFHGSYLRSSQGISATAISGEGTGMERDYDFTSAPHAADLLSPDAVGRSAGERTVARSNPRKVETCKVPVVFDPRVAGSLVGHVVGAINGASIARKTSFLKDKLGQQLFAKNIRIIDDPLRKRGLRSQTFDAEGVAVKKIALVDEGVLTTWLLDCATARELGLTTTGHAHRGVSSSPSPGPYNLHLEPGTPSPAELISDIKQGFYVTDLIGSGVNGVTGDYSRGASGFWIENGEITYPVSEVTIAGHLFEIFKSMQPANNLEFRYGINAPTVRIEGLTLGGR